The Vescimonas coprocola genome includes a window with the following:
- the cas7c gene encoding type I-C CRISPR-associated protein Cas7/Csd2, with the protein MSSLQNKIDFVALVSVTRANSNGDPLNGNRPRTDLNGFGEISDVCIKRKIRNRMQDLGKPIFVQSEDRCSDGCGSLSERASAAMKGIKDREEYARRACETWLDVRAFGQVFAFKDAKGFSCGVRGPVSVHQASSLSPVEIESLQITKSVNGEKKEKGENRASDTMGMKHFVRFGLYEIKGSINVQLAEKTGFSEEDADTVKECLRTLFVNDASSARPDGSMEVVKLFWWRHSCKDGQYSSAKVHRSVKVALRDAGTIPTSADDYVISLEALPGLEPEVIDGI; encoded by the coding sequence ATGAGCAGCTTGCAAAACAAGATCGATTTTGTGGCACTGGTCTCCGTGACCCGCGCCAACAGCAACGGTGACCCTCTGAACGGCAATCGCCCCCGCACCGACCTGAACGGCTTTGGTGAGATCTCCGACGTGTGCATCAAGCGCAAGATCCGCAACCGGATGCAGGATCTGGGCAAGCCCATCTTCGTTCAGTCGGAGGATCGGTGCAGCGACGGCTGCGGCAGCCTCAGCGAGCGGGCCTCCGCCGCCATGAAGGGCATCAAGGATCGGGAGGAATATGCCCGGCGCGCCTGCGAGACATGGCTGGATGTGCGTGCCTTTGGGCAGGTGTTCGCCTTCAAGGATGCCAAGGGCTTCTCCTGCGGTGTGCGCGGGCCGGTCTCCGTGCATCAGGCGTCCAGCCTGTCCCCCGTGGAGATCGAGTCCCTCCAAATCACCAAGAGCGTGAATGGTGAGAAGAAGGAAAAGGGCGAGAACCGCGCCTCCGACACCATGGGTATGAAGCACTTTGTCCGCTTCGGCCTGTACGAGATCAAGGGCTCCATCAATGTCCAGTTGGCGGAAAAGACTGGCTTCTCCGAGGAGGACGCCGACACGGTCAAGGAATGTCTGCGCACCCTCTTTGTGAACGATGCCTCCTCCGCACGGCCCGACGGCTCCATGGAGGTGGTGAAGCTGTTCTGGTGGCGCCACAGCTGCAAGGACGGGCAGTACTCCTCCGCAAAGGTCCACCGCTCCGTCAAGGTCGCGCTGCGGGACGCGGGTACCATCCCCACCTCCGCAGACGACTATGTGATTTCGCTGGAGGCGCTGCCGGGTCTGGAGCCGGAGGTGATCGATGGCATATAA